Genomic segment of Candidatus Dependentiae bacterium:
TTGCCTTGCGCTAGGTAGGTGTTAAATACGTATATATCTTTGTTCACCAGCCTATTTTCACATGTTTTTAAGATGTCTTGCACTGATCCTTCGTGTGTTTTAAAAAAGGGCTGTTTAAGATATTCCTTGCACAACTTGATGGTTTTTAATGTTGCAGAGCTGTCGCATTCTTGTCGCATTTCGATTGTTTGTTTGTACTTTGCATCAAGAGCCATAAACGCAACGCTTTCGGTGTTGATGTCGCTTGGGTAGAGTTTTGTATAGTCACGATAAATTCGATACGCCAGCGGATATTCATTCATGTCCGAATATAATTTTCCAAGTTCCATTCGCCATGTTTTGCTGTTTTGATTGTCTGTGTGTTGAATAACCATTTGTTGAAGTATCGATGCTTCAACTTCATAGTTTTTCATCTCAGCAGCAGCAAGACGCTTTTTTTCGAGTTCTTCCAGTGCCATAGATTTTCGATTTTGAACGAGTTCTTTTCCGCCTTTTTTTTCAATACATCCGCTTGCGCCAAGAAGTAAGAGTGAGAGCAGTCCTAGGTTGATATATGAATTTGTAAATATCATGACATTTTTCCTTAGGTAAAAACCTTTTTGTTTAGTCTAAAAACATTTTAAATCTTTACAAGCGCAATC
This window contains:
- the bamD gene encoding outer membrane protein assembly factor BamD, with amino-acid sequence MIFTNSYINLGLLSLLLLGASGCIEKKGGKELVQNRKSMALEELEKKRLAAAEMKNYEVEASILQQMVIQHTDNQNSKTWRMELGKLYSDMNEYPLAYRIYRDYTKLYPSDINTESVAFMALDAKYKQTIEMRQECDSSATLKTIKLCKEYLKQPFFKTHEGSVQDILKTCENRLVNKDIYVFNTYLAQGKLPSAKSRLDVMKEKYKDASDDVKSQCLFLEFKLAKAENNTDSARIIYDNLQSLYPESTAVKMASSQIKYRA